One region of Zootoca vivipara chromosome 7, rZooViv1.1, whole genome shotgun sequence genomic DNA includes:
- the MC3R gene encoding melanocortin receptor 3 produces MNTTVRWALTFQPVLVNATEELNDSVLLGSRSDNGFCEKVFIKAEVFLTLGIISLLENILVILAVIKNGNLHSPMYFFLCSLAAADILVSMSNALETIMIAILSNGYLIMEDRFIQHMDNVFDSMICISLVASICNLLVIAIDRYITIFYALRYHSIMTVKKALALIGLIWVACIFCGIMFIVYYESKTVIVCLITMFFTMLFLMASLYVHMFLFARLHVKRIAALPVDGAPHQRTCMKGAVTITILLGVFVVCWAPFFLHLILIISCPTNPHCVCYTSHFNTYLVLIMCNSVIDPLIYAFRSLEMRKTFKEIVCCCYGMSSGHCML; encoded by the coding sequence ATGAACACGACGGTACGCTGGGCTCTAACTTTTCAGCCTGTGTTGGTTAATGCCACTGAAGAGCTCAATGATTCGGTCCTTCTCGGCAGCAGGAGCGACAATGGATTCTGCGAAAAGGTGTTCATTAAAGCTGAGGTCTTCTTGACCCTGGGGATCATCAGCCTTCTGGAGAACATCCTCGTCATCCTTGCCGTGATCAAAAACGGCAACCTGCATTCCCCCATGTACTTTTTCCTCTGTAGCCTGGCTGCAGCAGACATACTGGTGAGTATGTCCAATGCCCTGGAAACTATCATGATTGCCATCCTGAGCAATGGCTATCTCATCATGGAGGACCGCTTCATCCAACACATGGACAATGTCTTTGACTCAATGATCTGCATCTCTTTGGTTGCCTCCATATGCAACCTTTTGGTCATAGCCATCGACAGGTACATTACCATTTTCTATGCGCTCCGCTACCACAGCATCATGACCGTGAAGAAAGCCCTGGCTCTCATCGGGCTCATCTGGGTCGCCTGCATCTTTTGCGGCATCATGTTCATTGTCTACTACGAGAGCAAAACTGTCATTGTCTGCCTCATCACCATGTTCTTCACCATGCTTTTCCTCATGGCCTCGCTGTACGTCCACATGTTTCTGTTTGCGCGCCTGCACGTCAAGCGCATCGCAGCCCTCCCGGTGGATGGAGCCCCCCACCAGCGCACTTGTATGAAAGGGGCGGTCACAATCACTATTCTCCTCGGGGTCTTTGTCGTCTGCTGGGCTCCTTTCTTCCTCCATCTCATTCTGATCATCTCCTGCCCTACCAACCCACACTGTGTTTGCTACACCTCACATTTCAACACATACCTGGTCCTTATCATGTGCAACTCGGTCATCGATCCTCTCATTTATGCCTTCCGGAGCTTGGAGATGCGAAAGACCTTCAAGGAAATAGTTTGCTGCTGTTATGGCATGAGCTCAGGACACTGCATGCTCTGA